Part of the Bacteriovorax stolpii genome, TTGACGAGAAGGTCCTTCTTTCAAATGGCAGTCGCTGCAGCGACAATCGTACCATTTGCATTGAAGGCAACTAAGTCGCTGGCCGCTGATAGCTGTCCCAAGGGTCCACCTGCGGGCAAGTCAGTCGCTTCTTCGACAGAGGGAATGGGGAAAGGTTTAGAGTACGTTGTAGACGCTAAAACTTCAAAAAACGCCAAGTATAAAGCGGGGATGGATTGTGGGAACTGTAAGTTCTTCAATGCCGCTAAAGCTGAAGGAGGATATGCTCCTTGTACAATGATGGGAATGAAATACGTTTCTACTTGTGGATGGTGTAAATCTTATGCAAAAAAAGCATAACGAACTCTTACAAAAATACAATCGCCCCGGTCCCAGATACACTAGTTATCCGCCGGTACCATTCTGGAAAGGGGCGCCCGATGAAGCGATGTGGATTGGTCATTTAAAAACCATCTACAGCGATAAAGAGGGGATAGACCTTTATGTGCACGTCCCCTTTTGTGAAAAACTTTGTTACTACTGCGGTTGCAACCGTATCATTACCAAGAATCACAACAACGAAGAAAAGTATGTGGATCTCATTCTCAAAGAATGGGACATGTATAAAACACGACTGGGCTTTACTCCAGTGATCAACTCTCTGCACTTTGGTGGAGGAACGCCGACCTTTTTATCGGCAGAAAATTTAGAAAGACTTATCCAGGGACTGACTGAAAAAAGAAGTCCTTCTTTTATAGGATCAATTGAGATCGACCCAAGAACAACTAAATTAGAGCATCTGGACTGCTTTAAGAAAAATGGCATTGGCCGTGTTTCATTAGGTATTCAGGATTTCGACAGCAACGTACAAGCGGCCATTAACCGCAAACAGTCTTTTGAGCTGGTTGAAAACCTGGTTAATGAATTAAGAGCGCGCGGGATTGATTCGATCAATTTCGACGTTATCTATGGTCTGCCAAGACAAACAGTAGAGACCATCACTGGCACATTTGAGCTTATCAGAAAATTGAAACCAGATCTGATTGCTTATTATAGTTATGCTCATTTGCCGGAAAAATTGAAGAATCAACGTTTAATTAAAACTGAAGAGCTTCCAGATGCCCAAATGAAGCAGGCCTTGTATGAAAAAGGTAAAGAACTTCTGGCCTTTGATGGTTACGAAGATGTAGGGATGGATCACTTTGCTCTTCCTAACAACTTCCTTTACCAGGCAAAAATAGAAAACAGGCTCCATCGAAATTTCATGGGCTATGTTGATAAAAAATCTAAAATCCTTTTAGGACTTGGGCCTTCATCAATTTCAGATTCATCGCTTAGTTTCATGCAGAATGAAAAAGGCTTTAATGAGTATGAAATGAAAATTCAGGCAGGAAAACTTGCGATGATGAACGGACACGTGCATGAAAATGCAGACCTTTGTGCCCAGGAAATCATCTTAACTTTAATGTGCAAAGATGAAGGCGAGATTAAAGAAAGCACTCCGCACTTACAGGAGATCTTAAAAGAGCTGGAAGAGTTCCAGCGCGATGGTCTTCTCATTATTAAAGACAATAAAATCCAGGTTCTCCCTGAAGGCAAGAAGTTCATCCGCAATGTGGCCATGACTTTCGATTTCTATTTCAGAGAGAAAATGCCAAAAGACAAATTCAGTCAGACCATCTAATTACTTAGATGGTCTTAGAACTAAAATATCACATGGTGAGTACTTGCAAAGGAAGTCAGTAAATGAGCTGGAGAAAAAACCGGCAATCCCGTGTCTTCCTCTTGTTGCAGTCACAACTAAATCAGCATTTACTTTTTCTAAATAGTCTTTCACCTTTGCCTCTGGGCTATGGTCAAAGAAACATTTAAAAGTGGCCTGAGCTTCAGGAACTCCAAGAGTTTTTGCCAGGTTTTTCTGAATGGCCACAGCACTTGATTCAATTTCAGCATACTGTGATTCAACGGGGTAAACGTAAGCACTTAGTTCAGAATTGTAGACTTGAATTTCGATAACAGTCACAAAG contains:
- a CDS encoding high-potential iron-sulfur protein, which translates into the protein MEDKLTRRSFFQMAVAAATIVPFALKATKSLAADSCPKGPPAGKSVASSTEGMGKGLEYVVDAKTSKNAKYKAGMDCGNCKFFNAAKAEGGYAPCTMMGMKYVSTCGWCKSYAKKA
- the hemN gene encoding oxygen-independent coproporphyrinogen III oxidase — its product is MQKKHNELLQKYNRPGPRYTSYPPVPFWKGAPDEAMWIGHLKTIYSDKEGIDLYVHVPFCEKLCYYCGCNRIITKNHNNEEKYVDLILKEWDMYKTRLGFTPVINSLHFGGGTPTFLSAENLERLIQGLTEKRSPSFIGSIEIDPRTTKLEHLDCFKKNGIGRVSLGIQDFDSNVQAAINRKQSFELVENLVNELRARGIDSINFDVIYGLPRQTVETITGTFELIRKLKPDLIAYYSYAHLPEKLKNQRLIKTEELPDAQMKQALYEKGKELLAFDGYEDVGMDHFALPNNFLYQAKIENRLHRNFMGYVDKKSKILLGLGPSSISDSSLSFMQNEKGFNEYEMKIQAGKLAMMNGHVHENADLCAQEIILTLMCKDEGEIKESTPHLQEILKELEEFQRDGLLIIKDNKIQVLPEGKKFIRNVAMTFDFYFREKMPKDKFSQTI
- a CDS encoding universal stress protein, which gives rise to MKNYVLCASLEEDSIKTLAKLKRDLDLTDAKVHFVTVIEIQVYNSELSAYVYPVESQYAEIESSAVAIQKNLAKTLGVPEAQATFKCFFDHSPEAKVKDYLEKVNADLVVTATRGRHGIAGFFSSSFTDFLCKYSPCDILVLRPSK